TGCAAAGAGGCCCGTGAGACTCACTATTGGCTCAGGCTCCTGGCGGCATCGGACACTGTTCCGAAAGATACCTTATCCGACCTGATCGCTGAGGCAAACGAGATTGTGGCAATCTTGACTTCCATAGTGAAAAGAACGCGGAGCCATTGATCAGCCCTGTTGGTTATTCCGTTACGGTTTCCCGGCTCTCAATTCACTATTCACTATTCAAAATTCACTATTCAGGAGTCCCCCATGCCCCGCCCTTACGCCATACTTCGCGCAGGCTTCCCTTACGACCGCACCATCGGCGAGTCGCGCCGCTTCCGCATCCCGCGTGACCTGGCCATCCACAAGGACGGCCGCATCTTCGTCTTCACCAACGGCAGCAGCTACGGCAAGGGCTTCTACGGCCCCATCTCCGTCACCAACCTGGAAGACGAGCCCCTCGGCAGCTTCGGGTGGCAGAGCCTCCGCTCTCCCGTCCCTCCGGCGGCCTTCATGTGGGGCACGCAGGTGGTCCTGGACAACGAGCAGAACACCCTGATCTTCGTCGACGCTGCCGCCGCGAAGGTCTCCTTCTTCAACGTCGACGGACCGTATCTGGGCCGATGGGGCGAGGAAGGCAGCGCGCCCGGGAAGCTCAAAAAGCCCTCCAGCATCGCTGTCGACGGCGACGACAACGTCTGGGTGGTCGATTCCGGCAACCACCGCGTCCAGCGCTTCACCCGCGACGGCCGCCTGCTGATGTCCTTCGGCGCATTCGGCACGGCGCCCGGCCAGTTCAACATGCCCTGGGGCATCCACATCGACAAGGAGTACCAGGAAGTCTACGTCGCAGACTGGCGCAACGACCGCGTCCAGGTCTTCGACTTCACCGGCAAGTTCCTCTGGACCTTTGGCTCCTCCGGCAGCGGCAACGGCCAGTTCAACCGCCCGTCCGGCATCGCAGTCGACTCCGACGGCGACATCTACGTCGCCGACTTCGGCAACAACCGCGTGCAGCTCTTCGACCGCACCGGCCGCTACGTCCAGAAGTTCCACGGCGATGCCACCATGTCCCGCTCCGTCCGCAAGCGCCTCCTCCAGAACGCCGCCGCCAAGCAGCACCGCATGCGGGACGACGCGGTGGAATACGTTGAGCAGGAGAAGCTCTTCACCCACCCGCGCTCCGTCCGCGTGGACCACCGCGGCTACATGTACGTCCCGGACACAGAGCACTGGCGCGTCCAGATCTACCGCAAAGAGTCCTACCTCCTGGACGAGACCC
This region of SAR202 cluster bacterium genomic DNA includes:
- a CDS encoding 6-bladed beta-propeller, translating into MPRPYAILRAGFPYDRTIGESRRFRIPRDLAIHKDGRIFVFTNGSSYGKGFYGPISVTNLEDEPLGSFGWQSLRSPVPPAAFMWGTQVVLDNEQNTLIFVDAAAAKVSFFNVDGPYLGRWGEEGSAPGKLKKPSSIAVDGDDNVWVVDSGNHRVQRFTRDGRLLMSFGAFGTAPGQFNMPWGIHIDKEYQEVYVADWRNDRVQVFDFTGKFLWTFGSSGSGNGQFNRPSGIAVDSDGDIYVADFGNNRVQLFDRTGRYVQKFHGDATMSRSVRKRLLQNAAAKQHRMRDDAVEYVEQEKLFTHPRSVRVDHRGYMYVPDTEHWRVQIYRKESYLLDETQVLPPFKVPTLNAN